Proteins found in one Anaerolineae bacterium genomic segment:
- a CDS encoding ABC transporter ATP-binding protein yields the protein MVPILIAQGVTKRFGGLVAVNNLDFEIEERSITSVIGPNGAGKTTFFNCITGFYTPEEGKILFNGVEIQGLSTDRISRLGIARTYQNIRLFPNMTALENIMVGMHPRLHHGWWDAILHTPRFHKDERFALDEARRLLRFVGLAGLGDQLARNLPYGAQRRLEIARALASDPKLLLLDEPTAGMNPQETAEMIQFIEHLRDELGITILLIEHDMKVVMTISEKITVLDFGTKIAEGKPEEIQRNPRVIEAYLGRGAASGLGSATAVAA from the coding sequence ATGGTACCCATCCTCATCGCTCAAGGCGTGACCAAGCGCTTTGGCGGCTTGGTGGCGGTGAACAACCTGGACTTTGAGATCGAAGAGCGCTCCATCACCAGCGTCATCGGGCCGAACGGCGCAGGAAAGACCACCTTTTTCAACTGCATCACCGGATTTTACACACCGGAAGAAGGCAAGATCCTCTTCAACGGCGTGGAGATTCAGGGGCTTTCCACCGACCGTATCAGCCGCCTTGGTATTGCACGCACTTACCAGAACATTCGCCTCTTCCCCAACATGACCGCGCTGGAGAACATTATGGTGGGGATGCATCCGCGATTGCACCACGGTTGGTGGGACGCTATTCTGCACACGCCCCGCTTCCACAAGGATGAGCGCTTCGCCCTGGATGAGGCGCGGCGCTTGCTGCGCTTCGTGGGCCTGGCCGGATTGGGCGATCAACTGGCGCGTAACCTGCCTTATGGTGCCCAGCGTCGTCTGGAAATCGCCCGTGCGCTGGCCAGCGATCCCAAATTGCTCCTCCTGGACGAGCCTACGGCGGGGATGAACCCGCAAGAGACCGCCGAAATGATTCAGTTCATCGAGCATTTGCGCGATGAGCTAGGGATCACCATCCTGCTCATCGAGCACGACATGAAGGTGGTCATGACCATCAGTGAGAAAATTACCGTTCTGGATTTCGGCACCAAGATCGCCGAAGGGAAACCGGAAGAGATTCAACGGAACCCGCGGGTGATTGAGGCTTACCTGGGCCGTGGGGCCGCCTCTGGGCTGGGCTCGGCCACCGCGGTGGCGGCTTAG